The proteins below come from a single Acidobacteriota bacterium genomic window:
- a CDS encoding metallophosphoesterase encodes MKKALFGLFVFSLLLSALPTAADETSIPCTWTGVRNIVAVGDIHGDYNNFVVILRETGLVDSDLRWTAGETHFVQMGDIMDRGPDPRKIFDLLIRLEQEAEAAGGKVHVLIGNHEEMNITGIAFGYPEYIDVDQFLSFLPESYIQDRQRAFLATQPPKIRAEYDGRPVDYRNDLFLRAFWTHILRTDQSAHRVYVENFLSVYGPWLLRKNIVIRINDILFVHGGISGEYAEWTLEEINDTARRELELYQGLGVGMNGGKTLPPPTLVYQSHGPLWHRDFALKDEEEFEDELLRVLEAFDARRMVIAHTPFGGRGLSPVVSPQALARFEGRVWIIDTGISAYYGGALSALIIEDDWFSFWSAPPDYAEIQAKKDISATPAQERREIETFLREAEIVDIERTEVLGRTGPWIVWLSDETRQSRAFFKHLDRKRPALMAQSYQYELAAYALSTLLGLDIVPPVVYRTIDDLPGSLQIYVTGAMSEASRRRKNIEPPDPAAFEKALAENRVFEALVHTPLCEPDDTLIVEENWKVFRVDFGDAFAPVKELPEDCGIERCSFRLYQALRNLDKASLKNALEPFLSPEEIEALLARRDLLVRHLQNLIAERGEGAVLFN; translated from the coding sequence ATGAAAAAAGCCTTGTTTGGGTTATTCGTCTTTTCTCTTCTTCTATCGGCTCTTCCGACCGCAGCCGACGAGACGTCCATCCCCTGCACGTGGACCGGAGTCCGAAACATCGTCGCCGTCGGCGACATCCACGGCGACTACAACAACTTCGTCGTCATTCTGCGGGAAACGGGTCTCGTCGACAGCGATCTCCGCTGGACTGCGGGCGAAACCCACTTTGTCCAGATGGGGGACATCATGGACCGGGGACCGGACCCCAGAAAAATCTTCGACCTTCTGATCCGCCTGGAACAAGAGGCCGAGGCCGCCGGCGGGAAAGTCCACGTCCTGATCGGAAACCATGAGGAAATGAACATCACCGGGATCGCCTTCGGTTATCCCGAATATATCGACGTCGATCAGTTCCTCTCGTTTCTGCCGGAGAGCTACATCCAAGACCGGCAGCGCGCTTTTCTGGCGACGCAGCCGCCGAAAATCCGGGCCGAGTATGACGGCCGTCCCGTCGACTACCGAAATGATCTTTTTTTAAGAGCTTTCTGGACACACATTCTCCGGACGGATCAATCAGCCCATCGCGTTTATGTCGAAAATTTTCTCAGCGTTTACGGTCCCTGGCTCCTCCGGAAGAACATCGTGATCCGGATCAACGACATTCTCTTCGTCCACGGCGGAATCAGCGGGGAATACGCCGAATGGACACTCGAGGAGATCAATGATACCGCCCGCCGGGAGCTCGAACTCTATCAAGGACTCGGCGTCGGGATGAATGGAGGCAAAACCCTCCCCCCTCCCACTCTTGTCTACCAGTCCCACGGCCCCCTTTGGCATCGGGACTTCGCCCTGAAAGACGAAGAGGAGTTCGAAGACGAACTCCTGCGGGTTCTGGAGGCCTTCGACGCCCGCCGCATGGTCATCGCTCATACTCCCTTCGGCGGCCGCGGATTGAGTCCCGTCGTCTCCCCTCAGGCCCTGGCCCGATTCGAGGGACGCGTCTGGATTATCGACACGGGAATATCGGCCTATTACGGCGGCGCCTTGAGCGCCCTCATTATCGAAGATGACTGGTTCTCGTTCTGGTCGGCGCCTCCGGATTATGCAGAGATTCAAGCCAAGAAAGACATATCCGCAACTCCCGCCCAGGAACGCAGGGAAATCGAAACCTTTTTAAGGGAGGCCGAGATCGTCGACATCGAACGCACCGAGGTCCTCGGCCGCACCGGCCCCTGGATTGTCTGGCTGAGCGACGAAACACGGCAATCCCGGGCCTTTTTCAAGCATTTGGACCGGAAACGCCCCGCTCTGATGGCCCAGAGCTATCAGTATGAGCTCGCAGCCTATGCCCTGAGCACCCTTCTGGGTCTGGACATCGTCCCCCCCGTTGTTTACCGGACGATCGACGATCTTCCCGGTTCCCTTCAGATCTATGTGACGGGCGCCATGTCCGAAGCCTCCCGAAGGCGAAAAAACATCGAGCCGCCCGATCCGGCCGCCTTCGAGAAAGCCCTTGCGGAAAACCGGGTTTTCGAAGCTCTGGTTCACACCCCTCTCTGCGAACCCGACGACACGCTGATCGTCGAGGAAAACTGGAAGGTGTTCCGGGTGGACTTCGGCGATGCCTTCGCGCCGGTCAAAGAGCTTCCCGAAGACTGCGGCATCGAACGCTGTTCCTTCCGCCTTTACCAGGCGCTCAGGAATCTTGACAAGGCCTCTCTGAAAAATGCCCTCGAACCCTTCCTTTCTCCGGAAGAGATCGAGGCTCTGCTCGCCCGCCGGGATCTTCTTGTCCGGCACCTTCAAAATCTGATCGCCGAGCGAGGGGAAGGCGCAGTCCTTTTTAATTGA